One window of the Peptacetobacter hiranonis genome contains the following:
- a CDS encoding DUF116 domain-containing protein, with product MSDMKKYSISIAILFSVLLAITLIGDFLVAGTPTLIIYISIILISIIAAILLFSAIITKKVLDDKKVSPSLMKINYRIVKLLYPIIVVISELAGMSKSGIRRVFIKLNNSYVRTGKYSFKGKDILVLLPHCLQQHTCKFRVTSTIENCARCGLCNIADLAKLGDDEDVHVFIATGGTLARKVIIENRPKAVIAVACERDLTEGIIDVKGIPVLGVYNERPNGPCFDTRVNMEMVREAVSFFKGK from the coding sequence ATGTCAGATATGAAGAAATATTCAATAAGTATAGCTATTTTATTTTCTGTGCTACTTGCAATAACTTTGATAGGTGATTTTTTAGTAGCTGGAACACCAACTTTAATAATATATATAAGTATAATTTTAATTTCGATAATTGCAGCAATATTATTATTCTCTGCAATTATAACTAAAAAAGTTTTAGACGATAAAAAAGTTAGTCCAAGCTTAATGAAAATCAATTATAGAATTGTAAAATTATTATATCCTATAATTGTAGTTATTTCAGAATTAGCGGGGATGTCTAAGAGTGGGATTAGAAGAGTTTTTATTAAATTAAATAATAGCTATGTTAGAACTGGAAAATATTCTTTTAAGGGTAAGGATATACTAGTATTATTACCTCATTGTCTACAGCAGCATACATGTAAATTTAGAGTTACATCTACAATAGAAAATTGTGCGAGATGTGGACTTTGTAATATAGCAGATCTTGCAAAATTGGGAGATGATGAAGATGTGCATGTATTTATAGCAACAGGTGGAACTTTGGCTAGAAAGGTTATAATAGAAAATAGACCAAAAGCTGTAATTGCAGTTGCTTGCGAGAGAGATTTAACTGAGGGGATAATAGATGTCAAGGGAATTCCAGTACTTGGTGTATATAATGAAAGGCCTAATGGACCTTGTTTTGACACTAGGGTAAATATGGAAATGGTAAGAGAAGCTGTATCGTTTTTTAAAGGAAAATAG
- a CDS encoding zinc metallopeptidase — protein MMPYYGMGMFYDPTMMILIPAILFTMYAQFKVSSTTNRFFRIKSRSGYNGQQTAERILAANGIRDVRIVPIRGTLTDHYDPRRKVLRLSEEVYYGTSITSVAVAAHECGHALQHAYGYKPLEIRGAIVPVVNFASSLSWILIFVGLFFSGNNTMLQIGILMFSATVIFQLITLPVEFNASSRALVQLQDLGIVDSGEARDSRKVLSAAAMTYVAAALTAILQLARLLLIANNRDD, from the coding sequence ATGATGCCATATTATGGAATGGGTATGTTTTATGACCCAACAATGATGATTTTAATACCTGCGATACTATTTACAATGTACGCACAGTTTAAAGTATCATCAACTACAAATAGATTTTTTAGAATAAAATCTCGTAGCGGATATAATGGACAGCAGACTGCGGAGAGAATTTTAGCAGCTAACGGAATAAGAGATGTTAGAATAGTTCCGATAAGAGGGACTTTAACTGACCATTACGATCCAAGAAGAAAAGTACTTAGATTATCAGAAGAAGTGTACTATGGTACATCTATAACTTCTGTTGCTGTTGCGGCACATGAATGTGGTCATGCACTACAGCATGCTTATGGATATAAGCCTCTAGAAATAAGAGGGGCAATAGTTCCGGTTGTAAACTTTGCTTCTAGTTTATCTTGGATACTTATATTTGTAGGTTTATTCTTCTCTGGAAATAATACTATGCTACAGATTGGGATATTAATGTTCTCTGCAACAGTAATTTTCCAGTTAATAACTCTTCCGGTAGAGTTTAATGCTTCTAGTAGAGCATTAGTTCAGTTACAGGATTTAGGTATTGTGGATAGTGGAGAAGCAAGAGATAGTAGAAAAGTATTATCTGCAGCTGCTATGACTTATGTTGCTGCGGCATTAACTGCAATACTACAACTTGCAAGACTATTACTAATAGCAAACAATAGAGATGACTAA
- a CDS encoding IS91 family transposase: MNVLKKQKDEKIIKKILKNHFEEFKLKYWNKVRREMRDQIENTVIKALNCGNIEKGYIKHKCIDCGEEYIQGFTCKSKFCTKCGRKYSMEWAEKQVENILDVSHRHAVFTIPEELRVYFYRKRELLKDLQDATYKVLDSFHKKKTNGDYELGVIAVVHTFGGDLKWNPHIHALYTEGGIDRNNKWFKKLDFIPYTYMKKVWRKLVLDIIKNNFRDRKTRNLINKLYKKEFYVNAERRLTNIKQATQYIGRYLARPAIAEYRIINYDGKNVTYWYENKKPKGKREITVNVLEFIGKITQHIHPKGFRVARRYGLYSRVKNKLSIEILKLYNFMRHRNISKLIKKKNTVKKNFKDRLIESFGVNPYICKKCGKDMILWEIWHYKYGLIYNVLDKSNYKRIIYEEIIEKEISLNTTTQKELF; encoded by the coding sequence ATGAATGTATTGAAAAAACAAAAAGATGAAAAAATCATTAAGAAAATATTAAAAAATCACTTTGAAGAATTCAAACTAAAATATTGGAATAAAGTTAGAAGAGAAATGAGGGATCAGATAGAAAATACTGTAATAAAGGCTTTAAATTGTGGAAATATAGAAAAAGGATATATAAAACATAAATGTATAGACTGTGGAGAGGAGTATATTCAAGGGTTCACTTGTAAAAGTAAGTTTTGCACAAAGTGTGGAAGAAAATATTCTATGGAATGGGCAGAAAAACAGGTAGAAAATATTCTTGATGTTTCTCATAGACATGCAGTTTTCACAATTCCAGAGGAGTTAAGAGTCTATTTCTACAGAAAGCGAGAGCTTTTAAAAGATTTACAAGATGCTACATATAAGGTATTAGATAGTTTTCATAAAAAGAAAACAAATGGAGATTATGAATTAGGGGTAATTGCTGTAGTACACACTTTTGGTGGAGATTTAAAATGGAATCCTCACATACATGCCTTATACACCGAAGGTGGAATAGATAGAAATAATAAGTGGTTTAAAAAATTAGATTTCATACCGTATACATATATGAAAAAAGTATGGCGAAAGTTGGTACTAGATATAATAAAAAACAACTTTAGAGATAGAAAAACTAGAAATTTGATAAATAAGTTATATAAGAAAGAATTCTATGTAAATGCAGAAAGACGTTTAACTAATATAAAACAGGCAACTCAATATATAGGTAGATATTTGGCTAGACCAGCTATCGCTGAGTATAGAATAATTAATTACGATGGGAAAAATGTAACTTACTGGTATGAAAACAAAAAACCTAAGGGAAAAAGAGAAATAACTGTAAATGTATTAGAATTTATAGGTAAAATAACCCAACATATTCACCCGAAGGGTTTTAGAGTTGCAAGAAGATACGGTCTATATTCAAGAGTAAAAAATAAATTAAGCATAGAAATATTGAAATTATATAATTTTATGAGACACAGAAATATATCTAAGCTGATAAAAAAGAAGAATACAGTAAAGAAAAATTTTAAAGATAGATTGATAGAATCATTTGGAGTAAATCCTTATATTTGTAAAAAGTGTGGAAAAGACATGATTCTATGGGAAATATGGCATTATAAATATGGATTAATATATAATGTACTAGATAAATCAAATTATAAAAGAATAATCTACGAAGAAATTATAGAAAAAGAAATTTCTTTGAATACAACAACACAAAAAGAATTATTTTAA
- the rsmB gene encoding 16S rRNA (cytosine(967)-C(5))-methyltransferase RsmB — protein sequence MNAREAAFKILCDIEIEKNYSNMAINKIFKNEKISDKDKGLATELVYGVIENRKYLDFIINKLSKIKVKKMSSFVKIILRMGTYQILFLDKIEDHAAVNETVKLASKYDGKSKGFVNAILRNEIRQKRTIKYIDIEDPIRRLAVKYSYQQWIVEDWVKNFGIEFAEELLEALNERPDLYVRTNTLKIDRNSLLKEFEKEGIKASKAMLPEEAIMVENFKGIESSRLYKEGLFTVQDISSMLVAKVVAPKEGDMVLDMCSAPGGKSTHMAELMKNTGKIVSRDVFEHKIKVIKAAAKRLGITNIEAEEFDAANLDENSIEKFDCVLTDVPCSGLGIIRRKPEIKYKAKEELVDLPKIQSKILENASKYVKINGTLVYSTCTVQDCENIEVVEKFLKENPNYELVPIEGINVDPEEQEKGYIKIYPNVHGMDGFFIAKMKRVK from the coding sequence ATGAACGCAAGAGAGGCGGCATTTAAGATTCTTTGCGATATTGAGATAGAGAAAAATTACTCTAATATGGCAATTAATAAAATTTTTAAGAATGAAAAGATAAGTGATAAAGATAAAGGGCTTGCGACAGAGCTTGTTTATGGAGTTATAGAAAATAGAAAATACTTAGATTTTATAATAAATAAATTATCAAAGATAAAAGTTAAGAAGATGTCTAGTTTTGTTAAGATAATTCTTAGAATGGGTACATATCAGATTTTATTTTTAGACAAGATTGAAGACCATGCAGCTGTTAATGAGACAGTTAAGCTGGCTAGTAAATACGATGGAAAGTCTAAGGGATTTGTAAATGCTATTTTAAGAAATGAGATAAGACAGAAGAGAACTATAAAATACATAGATATAGAGGATCCAATCAGAAGATTAGCTGTTAAGTATTCATATCAGCAGTGGATAGTAGAAGATTGGGTTAAAAACTTTGGTATAGAGTTTGCAGAGGAGCTTCTTGAGGCTTTAAACGAAAGACCAGATTTATATGTTAGAACAAATACTTTAAAGATAGATAGAAATTCTCTTTTAAAAGAATTTGAAAAAGAGGGAATTAAGGCAAGTAAGGCTATGTTACCAGAAGAGGCTATAATGGTTGAGAACTTTAAAGGAATAGAAAGCTCTAGATTATATAAAGAGGGACTATTTACTGTTCAGGATATAAGTTCTATGCTTGTGGCTAAGGTCGTAGCTCCTAAGGAAGGCGATATGGTATTAGATATGTGCAGTGCACCAGGTGGAAAGAGTACTCACATGGCTGAGCTTATGAAAAACACAGGAAAGATAGTATCAAGAGATGTTTTTGAGCACAAGATTAAAGTAATAAAGGCAGCTGCGAAAAGACTAGGTATAACAAATATAGAAGCTGAAGAATTTGATGCAGCTAATTTAGATGAAAATAGTATAGAAAAATTTGATTGTGTATTAACAGATGTGCCTTGTTCTGGACTTGGAATAATAAGAAGAAAACCAGAAATAAAATATAAAGCTAAAGAAGAATTGGTAGATTTACCGAAAATTCAAAGTAAAATACTTGAAAATGCATCTAAATATGTTAAAATAAATGGAACTTTAGTATATTCAACTTGTACAGTTCAGGACTGTGAAAATATAGAAGTTGTTGAGAAGTTCTTAAAAGAAAATCCAAACTACGAATTAGTTCCAATAGAAGGAATAAATGTAGATCCAGAGGAGCAGGAAAAAGGTTATATAAAAATATATCCAAATGTTCATGGAATGGATGGATTCTTTATAGCAAAAATGAAAAGAGTTAAATAA
- the rlmN gene encoding 23S rRNA (adenine(2503)-C(2))-methyltransferase RlmN, whose translation MENKKALKNFTEAEMKEFMKEIGEKAFRGTQVYSWIYKGAKTFDDMKNIPKSLREKLEEVSYIGNIDIELKLESKDGKTKKYLFLLNDGNIIETVMMDYDSRVTVCVSNQVGCRMGCRFCASTMDGLVRNLEPWEILDQIMKIQEDTGKRVSNLVLMGSGEPLDNYDNTKQFLKIVNDENGLNIGYRHITLSTCGIVPKIYELADLEIPINLAISLHSPYDEKRKEIMPVANKYSIKEILDACRYYIKKTNRRVTFEYSLIKGVNDGKKEAEALASLLKGMLCHVNLIPINEVDERDFKKPDKAFIYKFRDYLEERNIPATVRISMGSDISGACGQLRRKHK comes from the coding sequence ATGGAAAATAAAAAGGCTTTGAAAAATTTTACAGAAGCTGAGATGAAAGAATTTATGAAAGAAATCGGAGAAAAGGCATTTAGAGGAACTCAGGTTTATTCTTGGATTTACAAAGGTGCTAAAACTTTCGATGATATGAAAAATATTCCAAAATCTCTTAGAGAAAAGCTTGAAGAGGTTTCATATATAGGTAATATAGATATTGAGTTAAAACTTGAATCAAAAGATGGGAAAACTAAAAAATATCTATTTTTACTAAATGATGGAAATATAATAGAAACAGTTATGATGGACTACGATAGCAGAGTTACTGTTTGTGTTTCTAACCAGGTAGGTTGTAGAATGGGATGTAGATTCTGTGCATCTACTATGGATGGGTTGGTGAGAAACCTTGAGCCATGGGAAATACTAGACCAGATAATGAAGATTCAGGAAGATACTGGAAAGAGAGTATCTAATCTGGTTCTTATGGGAAGTGGTGAGCCACTAGACAACTACGATAATACAAAACAGTTCTTAAAAATCGTAAATGATGAAAATGGATTAAATATAGGGTATAGACATATAACGTTATCTACATGTGGTATAGTTCCTAAGATTTACGAGCTAGCAGATTTAGAAATTCCTATAAACCTTGCAATTTCTCTTCATTCTCCTTATGATGAGAAGAGAAAAGAAATAATGCCTGTAGCTAATAAATACAGTATCAAGGAAATTTTAGATGCTTGTAGATACTATATTAAAAAGACTAATAGAAGGGTTACATTTGAATATTCTTTAATAAAGGGTGTAAATGATGGTAAGAAAGAAGCAGAAGCTTTAGCATCTCTATTAAAAGGAATGCTTTGCCATGTAAATTTAATACCTATAAATGAAGTTGATGAGAGGGATTTCAAAAAACCGGATAAGGCATTTATATATAAATTCAGAGATTATCTTGAAGAAAGAAATATTCCAGCGACTGTCAGAATTTCTATGGGTTCTGATATAAGTGGAGCTTGTGGACAGTTAAGAAGAAAACACAAGTAA
- a CDS encoding Stp1/IreP family PP2C-type Ser/Thr phosphatase, which yields MEFYFASDVGLVRKNNEDYCKCEIVEVENEEIGLFAIADGMGGYKKGEVASKMAAENIILFLKENLLQTSKIKIEYIDDILKQAYNNVNSLIFEKASEDESFSGMGTTLTTAILYKNYLYIANVGDSRGYVYNEENGLRRITRDHSYVEELVESNEITEEEALTHPNRSIITRAIGPDPFVIVDIFKQNIEKSDIILLATDGLTGCIIDSKIEEIIKENDEFEDISDELIDTANNAGNDNVSVILVRV from the coding sequence ATGGAATTTTATTTTGCCTCTGATGTGGGATTGGTTAGAAAAAATAATGAGGATTATTGTAAGTGTGAGATTGTTGAAGTAGAAAATGAGGAAATTGGCTTGTTTGCTATAGCTGACGGTATGGGAGGCTATAAAAAAGGAGAGGTAGCCAGCAAGATGGCAGCCGAAAATATTATCCTTTTTCTAAAAGAAAACTTACTTCAAACTAGCAAAATTAAGATAGAATATATAGACGATATACTAAAACAAGCGTATAATAATGTGAATAGCCTAATTTTTGAAAAAGCTTCAGAAGATGAAAGTTTTTCAGGAATGGGAACAACATTGACAACTGCTATATTATACAAAAATTATTTGTATATAGCTAATGTCGGCGATAGTAGAGGATATGTCTACAATGAAGAAAATGGTTTAAGAAGAATAACAAGAGATCATTCTTATGTTGAGGAATTAGTTGAAAGCAATGAGATTACAGAAGAAGAAGCTTTAACTCATCCAAATAGAAGTATTATAACTAGAGCAATAGGTCCAGATCCTTTTGTCATAGTTGATATATTTAAACAAAATATCGAAAAAAGTGATATAATACTTTTAGCAACAGATGGTCTTACAGGTTGCATTATCGATTCAAAAATAGAAGAGATAATTAAAGAAAATGATGAATTTGAAGATATTAGCGATGAATTAATTGATACAGCCAATAATGCTGGAAACGACAATGTTTCCGTAATACTAGTTAGAGTTTAG
- the pknB gene encoding Stk1 family PASTA domain-containing Ser/Thr kinase, with protein sequence MGDTILGNRYKIEKKIGEGGMAYVYEAKDKLLNRVVAVKVLRPEFVDDQEFLKKFKREAEAVASLSHPNIVNVYDVGEDGKVHYIVMEYVNGKNLKEIIQEEGTLDEYTALDITKQIAMALGCAHKRGIIHRDIKPHNILISNEGRSIAKVADFGIAKAVSNSTMTNIGGVIGSVHYFSPEQAKGKFVTNNADLYSLGIVLYEMLTGKLPFRGDTPVSIALQHINDDIEFTEEEKIRIPQSVRTIIKKLTEKNSADRYQTAEELIEDIEYIEKNIDLDFIKEYDDFATRHIDERNLNTVGKPRIAPAAIADIDGDDAGYYDDDDEYDDDLYDEEEEEDYVPKRKRKKKKKVIKEETPKTKKRLKIAAVILSLILLAQVGLFFKLFGSSLFGGGKDELMAPNVEGMQVTQAEATLEEMGLKLEIAGYEYSYSAAENEIISQDPDAGTELKEGDTVTVVVSKGNNNKEEPNVIGMTLSQAQGMIQAKGFAVGNITYEFSSAYKEGTVLGQSTSNGKISLVVSKGEDTANKPTVPTPEDPNANNNAGTNNNSGSSNNGGSSNNGGSSSGGDHNSGGSSGGGDSSGGSSGGGDSSGGSSGGGDSSGGSSGGGESGGGSSGGGESGGGSSDGESSGGETAE encoded by the coding sequence GTGGGAGATACAATTTTAGGAAATAGATATAAGATAGAAAAGAAAATTGGCGAAGGTGGAATGGCCTATGTTTATGAAGCAAAGGATAAATTGCTTAATAGAGTAGTTGCTGTTAAAGTTTTAAGACCTGAGTTTGTTGATGATCAGGAATTCTTAAAGAAATTTAAAAGAGAGGCTGAAGCGGTTGCAAGTCTTTCGCATCCAAATATAGTTAATGTTTACGACGTTGGAGAAGACGGTAAAGTTCATTACATAGTAATGGAATATGTAAACGGTAAAAACTTAAAAGAAATAATACAGGAAGAGGGTACTCTTGATGAGTATACAGCATTAGACATAACTAAACAGATAGCTATGGCTCTTGGTTGTGCTCACAAAAGGGGAATAATACATAGAGATATAAAACCTCACAACATACTTATATCAAATGAAGGTAGAAGTATAGCTAAGGTTGCAGATTTTGGTATAGCTAAAGCTGTTTCTAACTCTACTATGACTAATATAGGTGGTGTTATAGGTTCTGTACATTACTTCTCTCCAGAACAAGCAAAAGGTAAATTTGTTACTAATAATGCCGATTTATATTCATTAGGTATAGTGCTTTATGAAATGCTTACTGGTAAACTACCTTTCAGAGGAGATACTCCGGTATCTATAGCTCTTCAGCACATAAATGATGATATAGAATTTACAGAAGAAGAAAAGATAAGAATACCTCAGAGTGTAAGAACTATAATCAAAAAGCTTACTGAAAAAAATAGCGCTGATAGATATCAGACTGCTGAGGAACTTATAGAAGATATAGAATACATAGAAAAAAATATAGATTTAGATTTCATAAAAGAATATGATGATTTTGCAACAAGACATATAGACGAAAGAAATCTAAATACAGTTGGAAAACCTAGAATAGCTCCAGCAGCTATAGCAGATATAGATGGTGATGATGCTGGTTATTACGACGATGATGACGAGTACGATGACGATTTATATGATGAAGAGGAAGAAGAAGATTACGTTCCAAAGAGAAAAAGAAAGAAAAAGAAAAAAGTAATAAAAGAAGAAACTCCTAAGACTAAGAAGAGATTAAAAATAGCTGCAGTTATACTATCTCTAATACTTTTAGCTCAGGTAGGTCTATTCTTTAAACTATTTGGTTCAAGTTTATTTGGTGGCGGAAAAGATGAATTAATGGCTCCTAATGTAGAAGGTATGCAGGTAACACAGGCAGAAGCTACACTTGAAGAAATGGGATTAAAATTAGAAATAGCTGGATATGAATATAGTTATTCGGCAGCTGAAAATGAAATAATTTCTCAGGATCCAGATGCTGGTACTGAATTAAAAGAAGGCGATACAGTTACAGTTGTAGTAAGTAAAGGTAATAACAATAAAGAAGAACCTAATGTAATTGGTATGACTTTAAGTCAGGCTCAGGGTATGATTCAGGCAAAAGGATTTGCAGTTGGTAATATAACTTATGAATTTAGTTCTGCTTATAAAGAAGGAACTGTTTTAGGACAGAGTACTTCAAATGGTAAGATATCACTTGTAGTAAGTAAGGGTGAAGATACAGCAAATAAACCAACAGTTCCAACTCCAGAAGATCCAAATGCTAATAATAATGCTGGAACAAATAACAACAGTGGTTCAAGTAATAACGGTGGTTCAAGCAACAATGGTGGCTCATCAAGTGGTGGAGACCATAACAGCGGTGGTTCATCAGGTGGAGGAGACTCTAGTGGTGGTTCATCAGGCGGAGGAGACTCTAGTGGTGGTTCATCAGGCGGAGGAGACTCTAGTGGTGGCTCATCAGGTGGAGGAGAATCTGGTGGCGGTTCATCAGGTGGAGGAGAATCTGGT